Proteins from a single region of Hordeum vulgare subsp. vulgare chromosome 6H, MorexV3_pseudomolecules_assembly, whole genome shotgun sequence:
- the LOC123402653 gene encoding protein LPA3-like isoform X2 translates to MAMATNYSISNAPFTFKPSAPHKQVPNWRFPTINSGDGGGSIFAISRRNLRTWFNVCAVTGDQSTRDVFSADFPSDYTELIVQAKEATESAFKDGKQLLEIEFPTAGLQSVPGDGEGGIEMTGSMLLIREFCDRFVPAEKVTRTRIFFPEAKEVTFARQSAFEGCSLKLDYLTKPSLFEDFGFTTKVKMADRVRPEDEIFLVAYPYFNVNEMLVVEELYKEAVLNTERKMIIFNGELDRIRSGYYPPFFYPKLGELSKTFLPKLETVYYIHNFKGSKGGVLFRCYPGPWKVLRKVGGSFVCLHEQEEMPSLKEVALNILPSA, encoded by the exons ATGGCCATGGCAACCAATTATTCAATCTCCAACGCACCGTTTACCTTCAAACCATCTGCCCCACATAAACAA GTTCCAAATTGGAGATTTCCTACAATTAACAGTGGCGATGGTGGTGGGAGCATTTTCGCTATATCAAGGAGGAATTTAAGAACTTGGTTCAATGTCTGCGCTGTCACTGGGGACCAGAGCACCCGCGACGTCTTCAGTGCAGATTTCCCAAGCGATTACACAGAACTCATAGTGCAG GCTAAAGAAGCTACAGAATCAGCTTTTAAGGATGGAAAACAGCTATTG GAAATAGAGTTTCCTACAGCAGGACTACAATCTGTACCAG GCGATGGCGAAGGTGGAATCGAGATGACAGGAAGCATGCTTCTCATTAGAGAATTTTGCGATCGCTTTGTACCTGCAGAGAAAGTTACCAGGACCAGAATT TTCTTCCCTGAGGCAAAAGAGGTCACTTTTGCAAGACAGTCAGCTTTTGAAGGGTGTTCATTGAAATTGGATTACCTAACAAAACCATCCTTATTCGAAGATTTTGGTTTTACAACGAAGGTCAAAATGGCAGACCGTGTGCGGCCTGAAGACGAGATATTCCTTGTGGCTTATCCCTATTTCAATGTCAATG AAATGCTTGTGGTTGAAGAGCTTTACAAGGAAGCAGTTCTTAATACAGAACGGAAAATGATTATCTTCAATGGAGAACTAGATCGGATAAGAAGTGGAT ATTACCCGCCCTTTTTCTATCCAAAGCTGGGTGAACTTTCCAAGACGTTTCTTCCGAAACTGGAGACTGTTTACTATATTCACAATTTTAAAGGATCCAAAGGGGGAGTACTTTTCAG GTGTTACCCTGGCCCTTGGAAGGTTCTGAGAAAAGTAGGCGGCAGCTTTGTCTGTTTGCATGAACAAGAGGAGATGCCGTCACTGAAAGAAGTGGCCCTCAACATACTTCCTTCTGCCTAG